In Sulfurihydrogenibium subterraneum DSM 15120, the sequence TGAATCTAAATACTTTCTTAAAGTGCTTTCTACTTTTTCTTTGTCAAAAACTATCAATGCATTACTCCTGCTGAAAAGTCTAAATACATTATAAATTATTTTTTATCTGAATTCTTTGAAGTAGCAAAAATGTTAATATAAAAGATAAAACAAACCCAACATAAATGAATGTTTTATAAGTATTATAAAAACTTTTTCCAGAAGAAAGGTAAACTTTTTCTATTAAAACTCCTTCTGTGTAAAGAGGAAGAAAAGACTTTACAGTCCCAACAGGATTTATAACAGCTGATATTCCTGTGTTTGCAGCTCTGATAAGATATATGTTATTCTCTATTGCCCTTACTCTTGCCAATTCAAAATGTTGATAAGGAGCTGACGTTTTACCAAACCACCCATCGTTTGTAATGTTAACAATAACATTAGCTCCTTTGTTTACAAAGTTTGCCACAAAATCAGGAAATATAGACTCAAAACATATTAAAGATGCTATTTTCATATTGTTGTAAATCAGTAGTTTCTGACCTTCTCCTTTGCTAAAATCTATCCCTTTAAGGTATGTAAATATACTTTCTAAGATGCTGTTTCTAAATGGCGTGTACTCTCCAAATGGAACCAGTTTAATCTTTGAGTAGTAATCTATGTAAAAACCATCTTTATCTATTAAAAACAGTGAGTTGTAAACCTTGTCTATATCACCATCCTCTTTGAGTAAAACGTTATCAAACCCTGACAAAATAGGAATTTTTATCAGGGAAAACTGCTCAAAAAAGTAATCCTTTAAAGAAGAGTTAATATAAGGAAAAAAAGGAAGAGCTGACTCAGGAAAAACTGCTATATCTGCACCTTTTTCTTTTGCCTGTTTTAAAAGTTGAATGTATCTGTCTATTATTTTTAGGTTAATCTCTCTAGTAGGTTTTAATTTCATTGACTCTTCAACGTTTCCCTGTAAAACAGCTATCTTGTAATACTTTCCACTGTCTGTATAACTGTTTATCCTGTGATTTCCCCATACAAACATCGCAGTAAAAAATACTACGTTAAAAACATTTAGCACAACAAACCTGTAATCTTTCTTTGTAATCATTAAGTAAAAGCTTACAGAGAAAAATAAAACTAAGAAAGAAAGTCCGTAAATACTTGTGTAGTAAGTAATTTGAGCAACTGGATTTATGTAAGATAACATATAACCAAAAAGATTCCAGCTAAAACCATTAAAAGGAAAAAACTCTCTTAAAAATTCTAAAAAAACCCATACAAACGGCAGAAGGAAAAATCCATAAAAAGAATACTTTTGATAAACCTTTTTACCAATAAAAGAAAAAAGGACAAAAGTGTATAAAGAATAGGCAAAAGAGAATATCAAAAATAAAACAGATGATACAATTAAATTAATACTACCGTAATAGCTAAGAGCAAAAACTATCCAGTAAAAAGAAAATATTGAAAATACAGTTCCAGCCACAAAAGAGTAGATTAAAATATCTTTTGTAGAGTGCCTTTCAAACAAGTAAAAAAGCAAAGAAAAACCTATTAAAAAAGAAAATGGTATAAAAAAGTTTGGTAAGGACAAAGATAAAAAAAGTCCTGCTAATCCACTGATAAAAATATTTTTTAGTTTACTTTTTATCACGGAAGGACAATTTTATTTATGTTGGTTATTTCTTTTGCAGTTTCAAGTAGGTAATGTTTAAATAAACCATCGTAGTTATTTTTGTTTAATCTTGATACAGGAGCTACGATAGAAAGCCCTGCAACAGGATGGTCAGACTCATCTCTTATAACCGTTCCTATTTCTACAACTTCTTTTTCAGTATCTTCAAAATCAACTTCAAATATATCAGTAAGCTCTTTTTTTGCTCTTAAAATAGCTTTTCCTGCAGCTGTAGTTAAAGCAGGATACCTTTTCCCTAGCCTTGACTTTGCTAAAACAGAAGATTTACTTTCTTTACTGTAGAAGTAGATAACATCGTTCTGGTGGAGCATAGATAGGTAAACAGTTTCATTTGTTTTATTCCTAAGATTCTTTATAAACTGTTTTGAGTGATTTAAAATCGTCAGGTTTTTAATAAAAGAGTATCCTAAGTATAATGTTTTTACACCTAATCTATAATGACCTGTTTCTTCATCTTGCTCTATAAGTCCTTTCACTTCCAATGTAGCAAGTATTCTAAATACATTGTTTTTATTTAGTCCCAGTATATTACTCAGCTCTGTGACTCCTAAATCATCTTTTTCTTTTAAAGCCTCTAACAAATCTAACGCTTTTTCTATCGATTTTTTAGCTCCCTTTTGTTGCATAATTAAAATATACCTCTACCATTGTGATAAAATTATTGTATCATACAAGATTTGTAAAGGGTTAAGTTATGGGAAAACAAGAGATTCAGGAACTTTTTGAAAAGTTAAAAGAGCTTCTTTTAATTGAAAAAGATTTAATAATAAAGGCTATAAATGACTCTCACTCTGTAGACAAACTAAATAAAATCGTGGAAGAGAAAAGAGAAATTTTATTTAAACTTGCAAACTACAACCCCGAAGATTTTAAAGGATTTGAAAAGATAATAAAAGAAATTCAAGAAATTTCAAAAAACAATATGGCTCTTACACAAGCAAACTTAAAGTTTATAGAGTCAGTATTTGACAGTATATTTGAAAATGCTGCAACTTACTCCACAGAAGGCGAGATAAAAAAACAGTCTTCAAGTATTATTAATAAAAAAGCTTAAAGGGGGCATTTATGAGAGCTGCTTACTATGATAAGTTAGAAGGATATAAAGCTATAAAAATCGGAGAGTTTCCTACTCCAGAAATTAACGAAGACGAAGTTTTGGTAAACATAAAGGCATTTTCATTAAACCATCTTGATGTGTGGGTTATGGAAGGAAAGTACCCTACAAACATACCACTACCTCACATATTTGCATCTGATGGATCTGGAATAGTTGCAAAAGTGGGAAAAAATGTAAAACATTTAAAGGAAGGAGATAGGGTAGTTATATTCTCTGGGCTGTCTTGTGGCGTTTGTGAAAAATGTCTATCAGGAAGAGATAACGAATGCAATAGTTTTAGACCACTTGGAGTTTTAGAAGATGGGGTTTCAGCAGAGTATGTAAAAGTTCCAGCTGTAAATGTTTTTAAAATTCCAGATAGTTTATCTTTTGAAAAAGCAAGCTGTATTCCCATTACCTATATAACTTCTTGGCATTCGTTAATAACAAGGGCTAAAATAAAACAGGGAGATATAATTTTAATTCATGGTGGAGGAAGTGGTGTTGGAACGGCTCTAATCCAGATAGCTAAACTTTACAACGCAACAGTTATAACAACCGTAGGAGATGATTGGAAAGTAGAAAAGTGTAAAGAGATAGGAACTGACTTTGTTATCAATTACAACAAAGAAAATTTT encodes:
- the lnt gene encoding apolipoprotein N-acyltransferase, with the protein product MIKSKLKNIFISGLAGLFLSLSLPNFFIPFSFLIGFSLLFYLFERHSTKDILIYSFVAGTVFSIFSFYWIVFALSYYGSINLIVSSVLFLIFSFAYSLYTFVLFSFIGKKVYQKYSFYGFFLLPFVWVFLEFLREFFPFNGFSWNLFGYMLSYINPVAQITYYTSIYGLSFLVLFFSVSFYLMITKKDYRFVVLNVFNVVFFTAMFVWGNHRINSYTDSGKYYKIAVLQGNVEESMKLKPTREINLKIIDRYIQLLKQAKEKGADIAVFPESALPFFPYINSSLKDYFFEQFSLIKIPILSGFDNVLLKEDGDIDKVYNSLFLIDKDGFYIDYYSKIKLVPFGEYTPFRNSILESIFTYLKGIDFSKGEGQKLLIYNNMKIASLICFESIFPDFVANFVNKGANVIVNITNDGWFGKTSAPYQHFELARVRAIENNIYLIRAANTGISAVINPVGTVKSFLPLYTEGVLIEKVYLSSGKSFYNTYKTFIYVGFVLSFILTFLLLQRIQIKNNL
- a CDS encoding IclR family transcriptional regulator is translated as MQQKGAKKSIEKALDLLEALKEKDDLGVTELSNILGLNKNNVFRILATLEVKGLIEQDEETGHYRLGVKTLYLGYSFIKNLTILNHSKQFIKNLRNKTNETVYLSMLHQNDVIYFYSKESKSSVLAKSRLGKRYPALTTAAGKAILRAKKELTDIFEVDFEDTEKEVVEIGTVIRDESDHPVAGLSIVAPVSRLNKNNYDGLFKHYLLETAKEITNINKIVLP
- a CDS encoding zinc-binding dehydrogenase; the encoded protein is MRAAYYDKLEGYKAIKIGEFPTPEINEDEVLVNIKAFSLNHLDVWVMEGKYPTNIPLPHIFASDGSGIVAKVGKNVKHLKEGDRVVIFSGLSCGVCEKCLSGRDNECNSFRPLGVLEDGVSAEYVKVPAVNVFKIPDSLSFEKASCIPITYITSWHSLITRAKIKQGDIILIHGGGSGVGTALIQIAKLYNATVITTVGDDWKVEKCKEIGTDFVINYNKENFVEKVKEFTNNQLCDIVVDHIGATTFPHSLLCAKRGGKVITFGSTTGADTQINLRYVFGKNLTIHGVYMGTKGEFADMLKLFPDKLDPVIDSIFDLEDVQKAYEKLLSRQFFGKIVVRV